The following coding sequences are from one Halomonas sp. HAL1 window:
- the sdhD gene encoding succinate dehydrogenase, hydrophobic membrane anchor protein has protein sequence MVTNITSFGRSGLSDWLMQRVSAVILAVYTVFIVAFLLFNPDLDYYAWSGLFNQTWMRIFSLLAFVALAAHAWIGLWTVTTDYLKSTRLRVGVQAVIILGIFVYLVWGIQILWGA, from the coding sequence ATGGTAACTAACATCACAAGTTTTGGCCGTAGTGGGCTTTCTGACTGGCTGATGCAGCGCGTTTCTGCGGTGATTCTGGCCGTCTACACGGTCTTTATCGTTGCCTTTCTGCTGTTTAATCCCGATCTCGATTACTACGCGTGGAGCGGCCTGTTCAACCAAACGTGGATGCGGATTTTCTCGCTATTGGCCTTTGTCGCCTTAGCTGCACACGCCTGGATCGGCCTGTGGACCGTCACCACCGACTATCTCAAGTCCACTCGCCTGCGCGTGGGTGTCCAAGCTGTCATCATCCTGGGCATTTTCGTGTACTTGGTGTGGGGCATTCAAATTCTGTGGGGAGCTTGA
- the sdhA gene encoding succinate dehydrogenase flavoprotein subunit: MSNLRSLTFDAIIIGGGGSGLRAALELAKSGKKTAVLSKVFPTRSHTVSAQGGITCAIASDDPNDDWRWHMYDTVKGGDYIADQDAAEYMCSEGPKAVFELEHMGLPFSRLDNGRIYQRPFGGQSKNFGEGGQAARTCAAADRTGHALLHTLYQNNLKNDTVFLNEWYAVDLVKNASGDVVGCIAMCIETGEVVHVKSKATVLATGGAGRIYASTTNALINTGDGIGMALRAGFPMQDMEMWQFHPTGIYGAGTLVTEGCRGEGGYLINKDGERFMERYAPNAKDLAGRDVVARSMVMEILEGRGCGEKGDHVFLKLDHLGEEVLGKRLPGIVELSKTFAHVDPAKDPIPVVPTCHYMMGGIPTNIHGQAITQDESGNDHIVNGLFACGEAACVSVHGANRLGGNSLLDLVVFGRAAGMFIEGALNAGIEYLDASESDIESAMKRITRWNESEGGESIPELKAELQDIMQTSFGVFREEKNMLEGVDKLAQLRERIANAHLPDKSNAFNTARVEALELDNLMEVAEATAIAALERKESRGAHSRYDYPDRDDVNWLKHSLFFPLTKQLKKRDVNFKPKTVDTFEPKVRTY, encoded by the coding sequence ATGTCTAATCTGCGTAGCCTGACGTTTGACGCCATTATCATTGGTGGTGGTGGCTCTGGCCTGCGAGCCGCTTTGGAACTGGCGAAGTCTGGTAAAAAGACGGCCGTGTTATCGAAAGTTTTCCCGACCCGCTCTCACACCGTATCTGCCCAGGGTGGCATCACCTGTGCGATCGCGTCCGATGACCCGAATGATGACTGGCGCTGGCACATGTACGACACCGTTAAAGGCGGCGATTATATCGCTGACCAGGACGCGGCCGAGTACATGTGTTCTGAAGGCCCGAAAGCGGTATTTGAGCTCGAGCACATGGGGTTGCCGTTCTCGCGTTTAGATAACGGTCGTATTTATCAGCGTCCGTTCGGTGGTCAGTCGAAGAACTTTGGTGAAGGCGGTCAGGCGGCACGTACCTGTGCAGCCGCCGACCGTACCGGCCACGCACTGTTGCACACGCTTTATCAGAATAACTTGAAGAACGACACCGTGTTCCTCAACGAGTGGTACGCGGTGGATCTGGTCAAGAACGCCAGCGGTGATGTGGTTGGCTGTATCGCCATGTGCATCGAGACGGGTGAAGTGGTTCACGTTAAATCCAAGGCCACGGTACTCGCGACCGGTGGTGCAGGCCGTATTTATGCTTCTACTACTAACGCCTTGATCAATACCGGTGACGGTATCGGCATGGCGCTGCGTGCTGGCTTCCCGATGCAGGACATGGAAATGTGGCAGTTCCACCCGACCGGTATTTACGGTGCGGGCACGCTGGTCACAGAAGGTTGCCGTGGTGAAGGTGGCTACCTGATCAATAAAGACGGCGAGCGGTTCATGGAGCGCTACGCGCCGAACGCCAAAGATTTGGCCGGTCGTGACGTTGTAGCTCGTTCGATGGTTATGGAAATCCTCGAAGGTCGTGGCTGCGGCGAGAAGGGCGATCACGTCTTCTTGAAGCTTGATCACCTGGGTGAAGAAGTGCTTGGCAAGCGTCTGCCCGGTATCGTTGAGCTTTCTAAGACCTTTGCTCACGTCGACCCGGCAAAAGACCCGATCCCGGTCGTGCCGACTTGCCACTATATGATGGGCGGTATTCCGACCAATATTCATGGTCAGGCGATTACCCAGGATGAGAGCGGTAACGATCATATCGTTAACGGTCTGTTTGCCTGTGGTGAAGCGGCGTGTGTATCTGTTCACGGTGCTAACCGCTTGGGCGGTAACTCACTGCTGGATCTCGTGGTCTTCGGCCGTGCCGCTGGCATGTTTATCGAAGGCGCGCTGAACGCAGGCATTGAGTACCTGGACGCTTCCGAGTCTGATATTGAGTCAGCCATGAAGCGGATCACGCGCTGGAACGAGTCTGAAGGCGGCGAAAGCATTCCTGAGCTGAAAGCTGAGCTTCAGGACATCATGCAGACCTCCTTCGGCGTATTCCGCGAAGAGAAAAACATGCTGGAAGGCGTCGATAAGCTAGCGCAACTGCGTGAGCGTATCGCTAATGCCCACCTGCCTGACAAGTCCAATGCCTTTAACACCGCGCGTGTCGAAGCGTTAGAGCTTGATAACTTGATGGAAGTGGCAGAAGCGACGGCGATCGCTGCCCTTGAGCGTAAAGAGAGCCGCGGCGCCCACTCGCGCTACGACTATCCAGACCGTGATGACGTCAACTGGCTGAAGCACTCACTCTTCTTCCCGCTGACTAAGCAGTTGAAGAAGCGTGACGTTAACTTCAAGCCGAAAACTGTTGATACGTTCGAGCCTAAGGTTCGTACCTACTAA
- a CDS encoding succinate dehydrogenase iron-sulfur subunit, with amino-acid sequence MSNLQVSVYRYNPETDSAPYMQEFQVDTKGRDVMVLDVLHMMKEQDSGLAFRRSCREGVCGSDGMNMNGKNGLACITPLSDVVKNNKLVLRPLPGLPVIRDMVVDMGLFYKQYERIQPYLQNDTPPPAIERLQSPEERDKLDGLYECILCACCSTSCPSFWWNPEKFVGPAGLLQSYRFLADSRDTATSERLSNLEDPFSVFRCRGIMNCVAVCPKGLNPTRAIGKIREMLLADAT; translated from the coding sequence ATGTCCAATCTTCAGGTATCCGTATACCGCTACAATCCGGAAACCGACTCCGCACCTTACATGCAGGAGTTTCAGGTCGATACCAAAGGCCGCGATGTGATGGTGCTGGATGTTCTTCATATGATGAAAGAACAAGACAGCGGTTTGGCGTTTCGCCGCAGCTGCCGTGAAGGCGTCTGCGGTTCCGACGGCATGAACATGAACGGCAAAAATGGCTTGGCGTGTATTACGCCTTTGTCAGACGTTGTGAAAAACAACAAGCTGGTGCTGCGTCCGCTGCCAGGCTTGCCGGTTATTCGCGATATGGTCGTCGATATGGGCTTGTTCTATAAGCAGTACGAGCGTATTCAGCCGTATCTGCAAAATGACACGCCGCCGCCTGCCATTGAGCGCCTGCAGTCGCCGGAAGAGCGCGACAAGCTAGATGGCTTATATGAGTGTATTCTGTGCGCATGCTGCTCAACGTCTTGCCCGTCGTTCTGGTGGAACCCAGAGAAGTTCGTTGGCCCAGCCGGTTTGCTGCAATCTTACCGTTTCCTGGCCGACTCCCGTGACACGGCTACCAGCGAGCGGTTGAGCAATCTGGAAGATCCGTTCTCGGTGTTCCGTTGCCGTGGCATCATGAACTGTGTGGCGGTTTGCCCAAAAGGCCTTAATCCCACTCGGGCGATCGGTAAAATCCGCGAAATGCTTCTTGCAGATGCTACCTAA
- the sdhC gene encoding succinate dehydrogenase, cytochrome b556 subunit, with amino-acid sequence MNSKRPVNLDLTTIHFPLPALTSIAHRITGVILFVGLIFAFWALGKSLSSPAGFDAVSDVLANNFLAKLIAWGLLSALAFHFVAGIKHLLMDVDIGVTLEGGVQKAQITVVVSAVLIILAGVWVW; translated from the coding sequence GTGAATAGCAAACGACCCGTAAACCTAGACCTTACTACGATCCATTTCCCACTCCCGGCCCTGACGTCGATCGCACACCGTATCACGGGTGTCATCCTGTTCGTTGGCCTGATTTTCGCTTTTTGGGCGCTGGGTAAATCCTTGTCATCTCCGGCGGGTTTTGACGCCGTTAGCGATGTGCTGGCCAATAATTTCTTGGCTAAGTTAATCGCTTGGGGGCTGTTGTCCGCCCTGGCATTCCACTTTGTCGCAGGCATTAAGCACCTGCTGATGGATGTCGACATTGGTGTGACCCTTGAAGGTGGCGTACAAAAAGCGCAGATCACCGTCGTGGTCAGTGCCGTTCTGATTATTCTGGCAGGAGTTTGGGTATGGTAA
- the gltA gene encoding citrate synthase, which produces MADRKATLTVDGLDKPIELPMYSGTLGPDVIDVRGLGAEGLFTYDPGFMATSSCQSAITYIDGGKGVLLHRGYPIDQLAKESNFVEVCYTLLFGELPNDEQYADFESRIRNHTMVHDQINNFFKGFRRDAHPMSILCGVVGGLAAFYHDHMDITQEEDRIISAIRLIAKMPTLAAMSHKYNVGQPFNYPRNDLSYAENFLYMMFSNPCEEYKINPVYAKAMDRIFMLHADHEQNASTSTVRLAGSTGANPFACISAGIAALWGPAHGGANEAVLAMLDEIGEDSEENIQRFVDKAKDKDDPFKLMGFGHRVYRNFDPRAKVMKETCDEVLAELGMADDPQLKIAKRLEQIALEDEYFIERKLYPNVDFYSGIILKAMGIPTNMFTVIFAVSRTIGWISHWHEMLSESYKIGRPRQLYIGHDQRDYPKK; this is translated from the coding sequence ATGGCTGACAGGAAAGCGACATTGACGGTAGACGGTCTTGATAAACCGATCGAGCTACCCATGTATTCCGGCACACTTGGCCCCGACGTCATCGACGTACGCGGTTTAGGCGCTGAAGGCCTGTTCACCTACGATCCCGGCTTCATGGCCACCTCTTCCTGCCAGTCTGCCATCACCTATATTGATGGCGGCAAGGGCGTACTGCTTCACCGCGGCTACCCCATCGACCAGCTGGCCAAAGAGTCTAATTTCGTAGAAGTGTGCTACACCCTGCTGTTTGGTGAGCTACCTAACGATGAGCAGTACGCTGATTTTGAATCGCGCATTCGTAACCACACGATGGTTCACGATCAAATCAACAACTTCTTTAAAGGGTTTCGCCGCGACGCGCACCCGATGTCTATCCTGTGTGGCGTAGTAGGTGGCCTAGCCGCTTTCTATCACGACCATATGGACATCACTCAAGAAGAAGATCGCATCATCAGCGCGATCCGTTTGATTGCTAAAATGCCGACGCTGGCAGCAATGTCGCACAAGTATAATGTGGGTCAGCCGTTCAACTATCCGCGCAACGACCTGAGCTATGCAGAGAACTTCCTCTACATGATGTTCAGCAACCCGTGCGAAGAGTACAAAATCAACCCGGTATACGCGAAAGCCATGGACCGCATCTTTATGCTACATGCGGATCATGAGCAGAACGCTTCTACCTCTACGGTACGCCTGGCAGGCTCCACGGGCGCTAACCCGTTCGCCTGTATCAGCGCAGGTATCGCGGCACTTTGGGGCCCCGCTCACGGCGGTGCTAACGAAGCCGTGCTGGCCATGCTTGACGAAATCGGCGAAGACTCGGAAGAGAACATCCAGCGCTTTGTTGATAAAGCCAAGGATAAAGACGACCCGTTCAAGCTGATGGGCTTCGGTCACCGCGTTTATCGCAACTTTGATCCGCGCGCCAAGGTAATGAAAGAGACCTGCGACGAAGTCCTCGCCGAGCTCGGCATGGCCGACGACCCACAGCTTAAAATTGCCAAGCGACTTGAGCAGATCGCCCTTGAAGACGAATACTTCATCGAGCGTAAGCTGTACCCCAACGTCGATTTCTATTCAGGCATCATTCTGAAAGCGATGGGTATCCCCACCAATATGTTCACCGTGATCTTCGCGGTATCGCGCACCATTGGCTGGATCTCTCATTGGCACGAAATGCTCAGCGAAAGCTACAAAATCGGCCGTCCGCGTCAGCTCTACATTGGTCACGACCAACGCGACTACCCGAAAAAATAA